A genomic region of Oncorhynchus keta strain PuntledgeMale-10-30-2019 unplaced genomic scaffold, Oket_V2 Un_contig_3924_pilon_pilon, whole genome shotgun sequence contains the following coding sequences:
- the LOC127924295 gene encoding uncharacterized protein LOC127924295 isoform X21: protein MYSLCAPGQRCLDGICICRPWLGTDLGAAVGPPWLGTDLGAAVGPPWLGTDLGAAVGPPWLGTDLGAAVGPPWLGTDLGAAVGPPWLGTDLGAAVGPPWLGTDLGAAVGPPWLGTDLGAAVGPPWLGTDLGAAVGPPWLGTDLGTAVGPPWLGTDLGAAVGPSWLGTDLGAAVGPPWLGTDLGAAVGPPWLRTDLGAAVGPPWLGTDLGAAVGPPWLGTDLGAAVGPPWLGTDLGAAVGPPWLGTDLGAAVGPPWLGTDLGAAVGPPWLGTDLGAAVGPPWLGTDLGAAVGPPWLGTDLGAAVGPPWLGTDLGAAVGPPWLGTDLGAAVGPPWLGTDLGAAVGPPWLGTDLGAAVGPSWLGTDLGAAVGPPWLGIDASDHLQTLDICFPSPVGPGAADCSSALVNSLTYMLKRVGLKLHPCLTLQALYSQVHLYKAAVPTFGSCLVEGDLVIKAVHVQGEC, encoded by the exons atgtatagtttgtgTGCtccagggcaacggtgtctagatggaatttgtatttgtcgtccttggttggggacagatctaggtgctgctgtaggccctccttggttggggacagatctaggtgctgctgtaggccctccttggttggggacagatctaggtgctgctgtaggtcctccttggttggggacagatctag gtgctgctgtaggccctccttggttggggacagatctaggtgctgctgtaggtcctccttggttggggacagatcttggtgctgctgtaggtcctccttggttggggacagatcttggtgctgctgtaggtcctccttggttggggacagatctaggtgctgctgtaggccctccttggttggggacagatctaggtgctgctgtaggccctccttggttggggacagatctaggtactgctgtaggtcctccttggttggggacagatctaggtgctgctgtaggtccttcttggttggggacagatctaggtgctgctgtaggtcctccttggttggggacagatctaggtgctgctgtaggtcctccttggttgaggacagatctaggtgctgctgtaggtcctccttggttggggacagatctaggtgctgctgtaggtcctccttggttggggacagatctaggtgctgctgtaggacctccttggttggggacagatcttggtgctgctgtaggtcctccttggttggggacagatctaggtgctgctgtaggtcctccttggttggggacagatcttggtgctgctgtaggtcccccttggttggggacagatctaggtgctgctgtaggccctccttggttggggacagatctaggtgctgctgtaggccctccttggttggggacagatctaggtgctgctgtaggtcctccttggttggggacagatctag gtgctgctgtaggtcctccttggttggggacagatctaggtgctgctgtaggtcctccttggttggggacagatctaggtgctgctgtaggtcctccttggttggggacagatctaggtgctgctgtaggtccttcttggttggggacagatctaggtgctgctgtaggtcctccttggttggggataGATGCATCGGATCATTTGCAAACATTAGACATTTGTTTTCCAAGTCCAGTtgggccgggtgctgcagactgttctagtgcccttgtCAATTCATTgacatatatgttgaagagggtagggctcaagctgcatccctgtctcaccctacAGGCCCTGTATagccaggtccacctctacaaggcagcagtgcccacctttgggTCCTGCCTTGTAGAGGGGGACCTAGTCATAAAGGCTGTCCATGTTCAGGGGGAGTGTTAG
- the LOC127924295 gene encoding uncharacterized protein LOC127924295 isoform X13: protein MYSLCAPGQRCLDGICICRPWLGTDLGAAVGPPWLGTDLGAAVGPPWLGTDLGAAVGPPWLGTDLGAAVGPPWLGTDLGAAVGPPWLGTDLGAAVGPPWLGTDLGAAVGPPWLGTDLGAAVGPPWLGTDLGAAVGPPWLGTDLGTAVGPPWLGTDLGAAVGPSWLGTDLGAAVGPPWLGTDLGAAVGPPWLRTDLGAAVGPPWLGTDLGAAVGPPWLGTDLGAAVGPPWLGTDLGAAVGPPWLGTDLGAAVGPPWLGTDLGAAVGPPWLGTDLGAAVGPPWLGTDLGAAVGPPWLGTDLGAAVGPPWLGTDLGAAVGPPWLGTDLGAAVGPPWLGTDLGAAVGPPWLGTDLGAVVGPPWLGTDLGAAVGPPWLGTDLGAAVGPPWLGTDLGAAVGPPWLGTDLGAAVGPPWLGTDLGAAVGPSWLGTDLGAAVGPPWLGIDASDHLQTLDICFPSPVGPGAADCSSALVNSLTYMLKRVGLKLHPCLTLQALYSQVHLYKAAVPTFGSCLVEGDLVIKAVHVQGEC, encoded by the exons atgtatagtttgtgTGCtccagggcaacggtgtctagatggaatttgtatttgtcgtccttggttggggacagatctaggtgctgctgtaggccctccttggttggggacagatctaggtgctgctgtaggccctccttggttggggacagatctaggtgctgctgtaggtcctccttggttggggacagatctag gtgctgctgtaggccctccttggttggggacagatctaggtgctgctgtaggtcctccttggttggggacagatcttggtgctgctgtaggtcctccttggttggggacagatcttggtgctgctgtaggtcctccttggttggggacagatctaggtgctgctgtaggccctccttggttggggacagatctaggtgctgctgtaggccctccttggttggggacagatctaggtactgctgtaggtcctccttggttggggacagatctaggtgctgctgtaggtccttcttggttggggacagatctaggtgctgctgtaggtcctccttggttggggacagatctaggtgctgctgtaggtcctccttggttgaggacagatctaggtgctgctgtaggtcctccttggttggggacagatctaggtgctgctgtaggtcctccttggttggggacagatctaggtgctgctgtaggacctccttggttggggacagatcttggtgctgctgtaggtcctccttggttggggacagatctaggtgctgctgtaggtcctccttggttggggacagatcttggtgctgctgtaggtcccccttggttggggacagatctaggtgctgctgtaggccctccttggttggggacagatctaggtgctgctgtaggccctccttggttggggacagatctaggtgctgctgtag gtcctccttggttggggacagatctaggtgctgctgtaggtcctccttggttggggacagatctaggtgctgctgtaggtcctccttggttggggacagatctaggtgctgctgtaggccctccttggttggggacagatctaggtgctgttgtaggccctccttggttggggacagatctaggtgctgctgtaggccctccttggttggggacagatctaggtgctgctgtaggtcctccttggttggggacagatctaggtgctgctgtaggtcctccttggttggggacagatctaggtgctgctgtaggtcctccttggttggggacagatctaggtgctgctgtaggtccttcttggttggggacagatctaggtgctgctgtaggtcctccttggttggggataGATGCATCGGATCATTTGCAAACATTAGACATTTGTTTTCCAAGTCCAGTtgggccgggtgctgcagactgttctagtgcccttgtCAATTCATTgacatatatgttgaagagggtagggctcaagctgcatccctgtctcaccctacAGGCCCTGTATagccaggtccacctctacaaggcagcagtgcccacctttgggTCCTGCCTTGTAGAGGGGGACCTAGTCATAAAGGCTGTCCATGTTCAGGGGGAGTGTTAG
- the LOC127924295 gene encoding uncharacterized protein LOC127924295 isoform X12: MYSLCAPGQRCLDGICICRPWLGTDLGAAVGPPWLGTDLGAAVGPPWLGTDLGAAVGPPWLGTDLGAAVGPPWLGTDLGAAVGPPWLGTDLGAAVGPPWLGTDLGAAVGPPWLRTDLGAAVGPPWLGTDLGAAVGPPWLGTDLGAAVGPPWLGTDLGAAVGPPWLGTDLGAAVGPPWLGTDLGAAVGPPWLGTDLGAAVGPPWLGTDLGAAVGPPWLGTDLGAAVGPPWLGTDLGAAVGPSWLGTDLGAAVGPPWLGTDLGAAVGPPWLGTDLGAAVGPPWLGTDLGAAVGPPWLGTDLGAAVGPPWLGTDLGAAVGPPWLGTDLGAAVGPPWLGTDLGAAVGPPWLGTDLGAVVGPPWLGTDLGAAVGPPWLGTDLGAAVGPPWLGTDLGAAVGPPWLGTDLGAAVGPPWLGTDLGAAVGPSWLGTDLGAAVGPPWLGIDASDHLQTLDICFPSPVGPGAADCSSALVNSLTYMLKRVGLKLHPCLTLQALYSQVHLYKAAVPTFGSCLVEGDLVIKAVHVQGEC, from the exons atgtatagtttgtgTGCtccagggcaacggtgtctagatggaatttgtatttgtcgtccttggttggggacagatctaggtgctgctgtaggccctccttggttggggacagatctaggtgctgctgtaggccctccttggttggggacagatctaggtgctgctgtaggtcctccttggttggggacagatctaggtgctgctgtaggtcctccttggttggggacagatcttggtgctgctgtaggtcctccttggttggggacagatctag gtgctgctgtaggtcctccttggttggggacagatctaggtgctgctgtaggtcctccttggttgaggacagatctaggtgctgctgtaggtcctccttggttggggacagatctaggtgctgctgtaggtcctccttggttggggacagatctaggtgctgctgtaggacctccttggttggggacagatcttggtgctgctgtaggtcctccttggttggggacagatctaggtgctgctgtaggtcctccttggttggggacagatcttggtgctgctgtaggtcccccttggttggggacagatctaggtgctgctgtaggccctccttggttggggacagatctaggtgctgctgtaggccctccttggttggggacagatctaggtgctgctgtaggtcctccttggttggggacagatctaggtgctgctgtaggtccttcttggttggggacagatctaggtgctgctgtaggtcctccttggttggggacagatctaggtgctgctgtaggtcctccttggttggggacagatctaggtgctgctgtaggtcctccttggttggggacagatctaggtgctgctgtaggtcctccttggttggggacagatcttggtgctgctgtaggtcctccttggttggggacagatctaggtgctgctgtaggtcctccttggttggggacagatctaggtgctgctgtaggtcctccttggttggggacagatctaggtgctgctgtaggccctccttggttggggacagatctaggtgctgttgtaggccctccttggttggggacagatctaggtgctgctgtaggccctccttggttggggacagatctaggtgctgctgtaggtcctccttggttggggacagatctaggtgctgctgtaggtcctccttggttggggacagatctaggtgctgctgtaggtcctccttggttggggacagatctaggtgctgctgtaggtccttcttggttggggacagatctaggtgctgctgtaggtcctccttggttggggataGATGCATCGGATCATTTGCAAACATTAGACATTTGTTTTCCAAGTCCAGTtgggccgggtgctgcagactgttctagtgcccttgtCAATTCATTgacatatatgttgaagagggtagggctcaagctgcatccctgtctcaccctacAGGCCCTGTATagccaggtccacctctacaaggcagcagtgcccacctttgggTCCTGCCTTGTAGAGGGGGACCTAGTCATAAAGGCTGTCCATGTTCAGGGGGAGTGTTAG
- the LOC127924295 gene encoding uncharacterized protein LOC127924295 isoform X11 — protein sequence MYSLCAPGQRCLDGICICRPWLGTDLGAAVGPPWLGTDLGAAVGPPWLGTDLGAAVGPPWLGTDLGAAVGPPWLGTDLGAAVGPPWLGTDLGAAVGPPWLGTDLGAAVGPPWLGTDLGAAVGPPWLGTDLGAAVGPPWLGTDLGTAVGPPWLGTDLGAAVGPSWLGTDLGAAVGPPWLGTDLGAAVGPPWLRTDLGAAVGPPWLGTDLGAAVGPPWLGTDLGAAVGPPWLGTDLGAAVGPPWLGTDLGAAVGPPWLGTDLGAAVGPPWLGTDLGAAVGPPWLGTDLGAAVGPPWLGTDLGAAVGPPWLGTDLGAAVGPPWLGTDLGAAVGPPWLGTDLGAAVGPPWLGTDLGAAVGPPWLGTDLGAVVGPPWLGTDLGAAVGPPWLGTDLGAAVGPPWLGTDLGAAVGPPWLGTDLGAAVGPPWLGTDLGAAVGPSWLGTDLGAAVGPPWLGIDASDHLQTLDICFPSPVGPGAADCSSALVNSLTYMLKRVGLKLHPCLTLQALYSQVHLYKAAVPTFGSCLVEGDLVIKAVHVQGEC from the exons atgtatagtttgtgTGCtccagggcaacggtgtctagatggaatttgtatttgtcgtccttggttggggacagatctaggtgctgctgtaggccctccttggttggggacagatctaggtgctgctgtaggccctccttggttggggacagatctaggtgctgctgtaggtcctccttggttggggacagatctag gtgctgctgtaggccctccttggttggggacagatctaggtgctgctgtaggtcctccttggttggggacagatcttggtgctgctgtaggtcctccttggttggggacagatcttggtgctgctgtaggtcctccttggttggggacagatctaggtgctgctgtaggccctccttggttggggacagatctaggtgctgctgtaggccctccttggttggggacagatctaggtactgctgtaggtcctccttggttggggacagatctaggtgctgctgtaggtccttcttggttggggacagatctaggtgctgctgtaggtcctccttggttggggacagatctaggtgctgctgtaggtcctccttggttgaggacagatctaggtgctgctgtaggtcctccttggttggggacagatctaggtgctgctgtaggtcctccttggttggggacagatctaggtgctgctgtaggacctccttggttggggacagatcttggtgctgctgtaggtcctccttggttggggacagatctaggtgctgctgtaggtcctccttggttggggacagatcttggtgctgctgtaggtcccccttggttggggacagatctaggtgctgctgtaggccctccttggttggggacagatctaggtgctgctgtaggccctccttggttggggacagatctaggtgctgctgtaggtcctccttggttggggacagatctaggtgctgctgtag gtcctccttggttggggacagatctaggtgctgctgtaggtcctccttggttggggacagatctaggtgctgctgtaggtcctccttggttggggacagatctaggtgctgctgtaggccctccttggttggggacagatctaggtgctgttgtaggccctccttggttggggacagatctaggtgctgctgtaggccctccttggttggggacagatctaggtgctgctgtaggtcctccttggttggggacagatctaggtgctgctgtaggtcctccttggttggggacagatctaggtgctgctgtaggtcctccttggttggggacagatctaggtgctgctgtaggtccttcttggttggggacagatctaggtgctgctgtaggtcctccttggttggggataGATGCATCGGATCATTTGCAAACATTAGACATTTGTTTTCCAAGTCCAGTtgggccgggtgctgcagactgttctagtgcccttgtCAATTCATTgacatatatgttgaagagggtagggctcaagctgcatccctgtctcaccctacAGGCCCTGTATagccaggtccacctctacaaggcagcagtgcccacctttgggTCCTGCCTTGTAGAGGGGGACCTAGTCATAAAGGCTGTCCATGTTCAGGGGGAGTGTTAG
- the LOC127924295 gene encoding uncharacterized protein LOC127924295 isoform X24 translates to MYSLCAPGQRCLDGICICRPWLGTDLGAAVGPPWLGTDLGAAVGPPWLGTDLGAAVGPPWLGTDLGAAVGPPWLGTDLGAAVGPPWLGTDLGAAVGPPWLGTDLGAAVGPPWLGTDLGAAVGPPWLGTDLGAAVGPPWLGTDLGTAVGPPWLGTDLGAAVGPSWLGTDLGAAVGPPWLGTDLGAAVGPPWLRTDLGAAVGPPWLGTDLGAAVGPPWLGTDLGAAVGPPWLGTDLGAAVGPPWLGTDLGAAVGPPWLGTDLGAVVGPPWLGTDLGAAVGPPWLGTDLGAAVGPPWLGTDLGAAVGPPWLGTDLGAAVGPPWLGTDLGAAVGPSWLGTDLGAAVGPPWLGIDASDHLQTLDICFPSPVGPGAADCSSALVNSLTYMLKRVGLKLHPCLTLQALYSQVHLYKAAVPTFGSCLVEGDLVIKAVHVQGEC, encoded by the exons atgtatagtttgtgTGCtccagggcaacggtgtctagatggaatttgtatttgtcgtccttggttggggacagatctaggtgctgctgtaggccctccttggttggggacagatctaggtgctgctgtaggccctccttggttggggacagatctaggtgctgctgtaggtcctccttggttggggacagatctag gtgctgctgtaggccctccttggttggggacagatctaggtgctgctgtaggtcctccttggttggggacagatcttggtgctgctgtaggtcctccttggttggggacagatcttggtgctgctgtaggtcctccttggttggggacagatctaggtgctgctgtaggccctccttggttggggacagatctaggtgctgctgtaggccctccttggttggggacagatctaggtactgctgtaggtcctccttggttggggacagatctaggtgctgctgtaggtccttcttggttggggacagatctaggtgctgctgtaggtcctccttggttggggacagatctaggtgctgctgtaggtcctccttggttgaggacagatctaggtgctgctgtaggtcctccttggttggggacagatctaggtgctgctgtag gtcctccttggttggggacagatctaggtgctgctgtaggtcctccttggttggggacagatctaggtgctgctgtaggtcctccttggttggggacagatctaggtgctgctgtaggccctccttggttggggacagatctaggtgctgttgtaggccctccttggttggggacagatctaggtgctgctgtaggccctccttggttggggacagatctaggtgctgctgtaggtcctccttggttggggacagatctaggtgctgctgtaggtcctccttggttggggacagatctaggtgctgctgtaggtcctccttggttggggacagatctaggtgctgctgtaggtccttcttggttggggacagatctaggtgctgctgtaggtcctccttggttggggataGATGCATCGGATCATTTGCAAACATTAGACATTTGTTTTCCAAGTCCAGTtgggccgggtgctgcagactgttctagtgcccttgtCAATTCATTgacatatatgttgaagagggtagggctcaagctgcatccctgtctcaccctacAGGCCCTGTATagccaggtccacctctacaaggcagcagtgcccacctttgggTCCTGCCTTGTAGAGGGGGACCTAGTCATAAAGGCTGTCCATGTTCAGGGGGAGTGTTAG
- the LOC127924295 gene encoding uncharacterized protein LOC127924295 isoform X26 translates to MYSLCAPGQRCLDGICICRPWLGTDLGAAVGPPWLGTDLGAAVGPPWLGTDLGAAVGPPWLGTDLGAAVGPPWLGTDLGAAVGPPWLGTDLGAAVGPPWLGTDLGAAVGPPWLGTDLGAAVGPPWLGTDLGAAVGPPWLGTDLGTAVGPPWLGTDLGAAVGPSWLGTDLGAAVGPPWLGTDLGAAVGPPWLGTDLGAAVGPPWLGTDLGAAVGPPWLGTDLGAAVGPPWLGTDLGAVVGPPWLGTDLGAAVGPPWLGTDLGAAVGPPWLGTDLGAAVGPPWLGTDLGAAVGPPWLGTDLGAAVGPSWLGTDLGAAVGPPWLGIDASDHLQTLDICFPSPVGPGAADCSSALVNSLTYMLKRVGLKLHPCLTLQALYSQVHLYKAAVPTFGSCLVEGDLVIKAVHVQGEC, encoded by the exons atgtatagtttgtgTGCtccagggcaacggtgtctagatggaatttgtatttgtcgtccttggttggggacagatctaggtgctgctgtaggccctccttggttggggacagatctaggtgctgctgtaggccctccttggttggggacagatctaggtgctgctgtaggtcctccttggttggggacagatctag gtgctgctgtaggccctccttggttggggacagatctaggtgctgctgtaggtcctccttggttggggacagatcttggtgctgctgtaggtcctccttggttggggacagatcttggtgctgctgtaggtcctccttggttggggacagatctaggtgctgctgtaggccctccttggttggggacagatctaggtgctgctgtaggccctccttggttggggacagatctaggtactgctgtaggtcctccttggttggggacagatctaggtgctgctgtaggtccttcttggttggggacagatctaggtgctgctgtaggtcctccttggttggggacagatctaggtgctgctgtag gtcctccttggttggggacagatctaggtgctgctgtaggtcctccttggttggggacagatctaggtgctgctgtaggtcctccttggttggggacagatctaggtgctgctgtaggccctccttggttggggacagatctaggtgctgttgtaggccctccttggttggggacagatctaggtgctgctgtaggccctccttggttggggacagatctaggtgctgctgtaggtcctccttggttggggacagatctaggtgctgctgtaggtcctccttggttggggacagatctaggtgctgctgtaggtcctccttggttggggacagatctaggtgctgctgtaggtccttcttggttggggacagatctaggtgctgctgtaggtcctccttggttggggataGATGCATCGGATCATTTGCAAACATTAGACATTTGTTTTCCAAGTCCAGTtgggccgggtgctgcagactgttctagtgcccttgtCAATTCATTgacatatatgttgaagagggtagggctcaagctgcatccctgtctcaccctacAGGCCCTGTATagccaggtccacctctacaaggcagcagtgcccacctttgggTCCTGCCTTGTAGAGGGGGACCTAGTCATAAAGGCTGTCCATGTTCAGGGGGAGTGTTAG
- the LOC127924295 gene encoding uncharacterized protein LOC127924295 isoform X16: MYSLCAPGQRCLDGICICRPWLGTDLGAAVGPPWLGTDLGAAVGPPWLGTDLGAAVGPPWLGTDLGAAVGPPWLGTDLGAAVGPPWLGTDLGAAVGPPWLGTDLGAAVGPPWLGTDLGAAVGPPWLGTDLGAAVGPPWLGTDLGTAVGPPWLGTDLGAAVGPSWLGTDLGAAVGPPWLGTDLGAAVGPPWLRTDLGAAVGPPWLGTDLGAAVGPPWLGTDLGAAVGPPWLGTDLGAAVGPPWLGTDLGAAVGPPWLGTDLGAAVGPPWLGTDLGAAVGPPWLGTDLGAAVGPPWLGTDLGAAVGPPWLGTDLGAAVGPSWLGTDLGAAVGPPWLGTDLGAAVGPPWLGTDLGAAVGPPWLGTDLGAAVGPPWLGTDLGAAVGPPWLGTDLGAAVGPSWLGTDLGAAVGPPWLGIDASDHLQTLDICFPSPVGPGAADCSSALVNSLTYMLKRVGLKLHPCLTLQALYSQVHLYKAAVPTFGSCLVEGDLVIKAVHVQGEC; encoded by the exons atgtatagtttgtgTGCtccagggcaacggtgtctagatggaatttgtatttgtcgtccttggttggggacagatctaggtgctgctgtaggccctccttggttggggacagatctaggtgctgctgtaggccctccttggttggggacagatctaggtgctgctgtaggtcctccttggttggggacagatctag gtgctgctgtaggccctccttggttggggacagatctaggtgctgctgtaggtcctccttggttggggacagatcttggtgctgctgtaggtcctccttggttggggacagatcttggtgctgctgtaggtcctccttggttggggacagatctaggtgctgctgtaggccctccttggttggggacagatctaggtgctgctgtaggccctccttggttggggacagatctaggtactgctgtaggtcctccttggttggggacagatctaggtgctgctgtaggtccttcttggttggggacagatctaggtgctgctgtaggtcctccttggttggggacagatctaggtgctgctgtaggtcctccttggttgaggacagatctaggtgctgctgtaggtcctccttggttggggacagatctaggtgctgctgtaggtcctccttggttggggacagatctaggtgctgctgtaggacctccttggttggggacagatcttggtgctgctgtaggtcctccttggttggggacagatctaggtgctgctgtaggtcctccttggttggggacagatcttggtgctgctgtaggtcccccttggttggggacagatctaggtgctgctgtaggccctccttggttggggacagatctaggtgctgctgtaggccctccttggttggggacagatctaggtgctgctgtaggtcctccttggttggggacagatctaggtgctgctgtaggtccttcttggttggggacagatctaggtgctgctgtaggtcctccttggttggggacagatctaggtgctgctgtaggtcctccttggttggggacagatctag gtgctgctgtaggtcctccttggttggggacagatctaggtgctgctgtaggtcctccttggttggggacagatctaggtgctgctgtaggtcctccttggttggggacagatctaggtgctgctgtaggtccttcttggttggggacagatctaggtgctgctgtaggtcctccttggttggggataGATGCATCGGATCATTTGCAAACATTAGACATTTGTTTTCCAAGTCCAGTtgggccgggtgctgcagactgttctagtgcccttgtCAATTCATTgacatatatgttgaagagggtagggctcaagctgcatccctgtctcaccctacAGGCCCTGTATagccaggtccacctctacaaggcagcagtgcccacctttgggTCCTGCCTTGTAGAGGGGGACCTAGTCATAAAGGCTGTCCATGTTCAGGGGGAGTGTTAG